A single Lolium perenne isolate Kyuss_39 chromosome 6, Kyuss_2.0, whole genome shotgun sequence DNA region contains:
- the LOC127306402 gene encoding uncharacterized protein — MVVYTQEHVYRHPWDRVTAAAWRKFTDPASRTSLSHVADLHTLQRRVDTDTGRLHAARSITVRSPPLPFILRRLLPAAAASPSGAAICHCVETSLVDAPRRAMDVVVRNVSLRGIIEVEERSTFRPHPDRPDDWTQFRQETTIRCRPLAKLAAVAEKVETRCAERFLQNSAKGREVVERICRYLEAEAAGAAPSAV; from the coding sequence ATGGTGGTGTACACGCAGGAGCACGTCTACCGGCACCCCTGGGACCGCgtgacggcggcggcgtggcgcaaGTTCACGGACCCGGCCTCCCGCACCTCGCTCTCCCACGTCGCCGACCTGCACACCCTGCAGCGCCGCGTCGACACGGACACCGGCCGCCTCCACGCCGCGCGCTCCATCACCGTCCGCTCCCCGCCGCTGCCCTTCAtcctgcgccgcctcctcccggccgccgccgcctccccctcgGGCGCCGCCATCTGCCACTGCGTCGAGACCTCCCTCGTCGACGCCCCGCGCCGCGCCATGGACGTCGTCGTCCGCAACGTCAGCCTCCGCGGCATCATCGAGGTCGAGGAGCGCTCCACCTTCCGCCCCCACCCGGACCGCCCCGACGACTGGACGCAGTTCAGGCAGGAGACCACCATCCGCTGCCGCCCGCTCGCCAAGCTCGCTGCCGTCGCGGAGAAGGTCGAGACCCGCTGCGCCGAGCGGTTCCTGCAGAACAGCGCCAAGGGGAGGGAGGTCGTCGAGCGGATCTGCCGATACCTCGAGGCCGAGGCCGCTGGCGCCGCGCCATCCGCCGTCTGA
- the LOC127306404 gene encoding uncharacterized protein, producing the protein MASFTLHPMMPTVAAAASTATTAYRASRSGSATLRRRRQPVTCKAEPSGGNSTVELAAGAAGLASSATVAWSLYTLKATGCGLPPGPGGALGALEGVSYLVIAGLVGWSITTKVRTGSGLPAGPYGLLGAAEGVSYLTIAAIAVVFGLQFFQQGSIPGPLPSEQCFG; encoded by the coding sequence ATGGCGTCCTTCACCCTCCACCCCATGATGCCAACTGTAGCTGCGGCCGCTTCCACAGCCACAACAGCTTATCGCGCCAGCCGCAGCGGCTCTGCCACACTCCGGCGCCGCCGGCAACCAGTGACGTGCAAGGCCGAGCCCAGCGGCGGCAACAGCACCGTCGAGCTAGCCGCGGGGGCGGCCGGGCTGGCGTCGAGCGCGACGGTGGCGTGGTCACTCTACACGCTCAAGGCGACGGGCTGCGGCCTCCCCCCGGGCCCCGGCGGCGCGCTCGGCGCGCTGGAGGGCGTCAGCTACCTCGTGATCGCGGGACTCGTCGGGTGGTCGATAACCACCAAGGTGCGCACCGGATCGGGCCTCCCGGCGGGGCCCTATGGCCTCCTCGGCGCCGCAGAGGGCGTGTCGTACCTCACCATTGCTGCCATCGCCGTTGTCTTCGGGCTGCAGTTCTTCCAGCAGGGATCGATCCCTGGTCCATTGCCATCGGAGCAATGCTTTGGCTAA